From one Tautonia marina genomic stretch:
- a CDS encoding Uma2 family endonuclease, whose protein sequence is MPNVLLSRDQLRRIIRRRKESGAYRWDEVWDGVYVVSPDPDIQHQGLAGYLLHTLIAAVGHLDGIKLFPSINISDRPDRWRKNFRCPDAAVFLPGNPAENRGAYWLGGPDFLIEILSPGDRARRKLPFYAKVGVREALIVDRNPWRLELHRRLEDRFVLAGTSSPSDPEPIASNVLPLSFRLVPGDPRPSIEVIRHDGARWFV, encoded by the coding sequence ATGCCGAACGTCCTTCTTTCTCGGGATCAGCTCCGACGCATCATCCGCAGGCGAAAGGAGTCCGGCGCCTACCGCTGGGATGAAGTCTGGGACGGAGTCTACGTCGTGTCTCCCGATCCGGATATTCAGCACCAGGGGCTTGCAGGCTATTTGCTTCATACGCTGATTGCGGCCGTCGGTCATCTCGACGGGATCAAGCTTTTTCCCTCGATCAACATCTCCGACCGCCCCGATCGCTGGCGGAAGAACTTCCGCTGCCCCGATGCCGCCGTCTTCCTCCCCGGCAACCCGGCAGAGAATCGCGGCGCCTACTGGCTGGGCGGCCCCGACTTCCTCATCGAGATCCTCAGCCCCGGCGACCGCGCCCGCCGCAAGCTCCCCTTTTACGCCAAGGTCGGAGTCCGAGAAGCCCTGATCGTCGACCGCAACCCGTGGCGCCTCGAACTCCATCGCCGCCTTGAGGATCGGTTCGTGCTCGCCGGAACATCGAGCCCGAGCGATCCGGAGCCGATCGCCAGTAACGTCCTCCCGCTCAGCTTCCGCCTCGTTCCAGGCGATCCGCGCCCCAGCATCGAAGTCATCCGTCACGACGGTGCCCGCTGGTTCGTTTGA